The Flavobacterium sp. HJ-32-4 genome contains a region encoding:
- a CDS encoding T9SS sorting signal type C domain-containing protein, with protein MKREVHVRGRMQVITMLVGFFVLIMGQSVQAQINGIYESYAILSLNGGGNTFYDMGATTTNPDFNNANLGVFYKGSNSLIVRGGQNKTFKCNGGDIFNGRFNWRAWQTSAGASGSFNTVTMSFVSNDAGGCGGNQTWQGTGGTTDLVSTLSAGIYTLEVYSDADGNPGTTFASNGGLNYRATLTVVDPANPVWVNSTAGTAFAQYATVKAAFDAINAGTHTGAITISLYGNTTEAAIATLNASGSGSASYTAITMSPAGGATRTISGSLASELIGFNGADNVTFNGLNSGGNALVISNTSTSATSGTSTIRFYGDATSNLITNCSILGSSTMAVGTNGGNIFFHASAVTTGNDNNTISFCKIGPAGSNLPTKGVYFSGTTTTLTLNNSGNVIDNNEIFDYFSATVESAGVYGTTGSTANTITNNKFYQTGTRTWTTGAPHAAIKITNTGAGVGGFTITGNTIGYASNTATGAYTLTGAVTGARFIGIHVNVNSTSSNPASTISNNTIAAISMTGVTSSGTSTSSPFMGILFQEGIGVTNNNVIGSQSSTGSIVFSTNTAVASEVIGLYNFTSNTWTSNNNTVGGISVTNTGSGSVVVYGIRANTGTSVTWTASGNTVGGSVAGSIQLNATSTASQVVGMWSQNAPMALTGNTIRNLTSNIGIGTTTTASVIGILSTNTTPAHTISQNTIFNLSNSNTTAASVVTGIQFNGGTGNVIDRNLIYGLTAATNSTSAEINGIRIAGGTSTIRNNMIAIGEGVANAIPVNGINEPLGTDNIFHNSVYVGGTVTAGTGASYAFNSTQVTNTRSFRNNIFVNARTNSGASGKNYIVRVGGSAANPTGLTINNNVYFSSGVGAVFGFFNGVDVADIGAWRTAVGQDAQSFFTNPQYVAPAATTPDLHISAVTATAVEGTGVTGLGVTDDYDGQTRSGLTPVDIGADAGNFTALDLLAPQITYTTLANDVVASTRAVSGVTITDATGVNGTSGTRPRLYFKKSTDANDLTGWKFVEATGSSSPFSFTIDYTLLNAGSIANGDVIQYFVVAQDTAPTPNVAINSGTFTASPSSVALTSTQFPIGGTINSYTVTASIFGTKTVCASGCDYTTLTVAGGAFDAINNSAVTGNVTLLVNGDLTVETGAIALNQFATPFTVTIKPNTGVTATISGSLASNALIRLNGADSVTIDGSNNGSSSRDLTIINTATTAPSAVSLVSLGVGAGATNNTIKNCNIRTGVATTVGYGISVGGSTPGTSGADNDNVSIQNNAITLVPVGIYAAGAASVSSGGDDALTISGNTVDYNGTLAGCIGIQVGNALNSSIAQNSVSEESSAATAPTGISLETGFVSSTVTGNTITKVFASNSGGYGGRGITVGTGTATSNLTIANNFISGVNGTNFSSFGNSSSMGIGIGPIGGTSTLTTTVGGVNLYYNTVNMSGSMGSGSTTAITTALYIGSGATSLDIRNNILVNNQVATGTNQKNYAIYSAAANTAFTAINYNDYFVSNTFNAASAVLGFLSSDRTNLAGIIAGFGQNANSVNIAPTFTSGSDLHLVPSFNTTLNDLGTPVSVTVDYDGATRSGTAPDMGADEFTPPTCVTAVGGTATGTVSFCGSGTPTITASGYSGGLGTTYQWMSSTNSTDYPNGGSAVSGQTNPAALTTGVVNATTYYWLRVTCATNSSTDNSSLVTVTVTPTPTATAGVSGTVCLGGTLSLTGATDTGTSFSWTGPNGFTSTLQNPSISNVTAAAAGVYSFTATNNGCSSVASTVTVTVNLTPAGVTASASATQLCQGDTLNLTSGYTASSLGTGMANYVATRTTGTAFTTIFPATNISAWRNSANTDDNLSDNQPIGFSFTYNGVTYSTFRVSTNGFVTFDNASTVTGGGLSNPYSYTNSFTVSNGGLILAPFWDDLQTAANATTVADLNNSINYTTTGSAGNRVTTIEWRNMQDFSTTSTASFNWQVKLYEADGRVEFVYGTMNQSSSSISYSVGASAATVSTTPTSSELISQTTANSGTFGFTNQTGLSTAPASNSTISFVRNQPVYSWTGPNGFTSNQANPSISAITPAASGVYNLVVSSSVSGCSSTQASTASVTVSPTSVGGTVSADQTICSGATPLDVSLSGHTGSVVKWQRSSDAAFTSPTDIANTTTTLTGAAIGTLAADTWFRAVVQSGVCSVANSAPVKITVNTPSVGGSVSSDQSICSGNTPANLTLSGQTGTVVKWQRSSDAAFTSPTDIANTTTTLTGAEIGSVTTDTWFRAVVQNGVCSSTFSSAVKITALPLFTLYADFDGDGYGDGAISLTACTLLPGYSTNNTDCDDSNAAIFISELMYVDLDGDDYHSSTVTVCYDGTIGMYPPNTSPFTEGPDCDDTDANVNPDASEIYGDNIDNDCNGITDTDAAPCSAETTWDGTQWTPFAPVASQAVAFSGNYTASSDLAACSLTVTNGAVVRVGTVDAGNATTSAYDFDISGPVTVQTGSSLIIEQGSNLLQTGYTGANSGNITVKTKVRVWRQDYVYWGSPVSGQKLFNFSPLTLWNRFYTFSATGNAYVPVFSSSTDPAMATYDFSPGTGYMVRAPNTFANPNYSQPATQPWFNGQFIGVANNGTYNVTTTNGVSNVHMISNPYPSTIDAAAFRSANGGGALYFWTHTNQTAGSNNYASITNSGAAAAYSGGVVPNGTIQVGQGFLLSNTGNVSSVTFNNSMRLGNNAGQFFRTADSDRSRIWLNVANGDVKGNQMLVAYIPSATLADDNGYEAKLIPNGNNISSLIGSDRYVIQARPAFSADDIVPMGLRAETAGTFTVSLDHVDGVFEGDQDIFLKDNLTGVVTNLKQASYSFATEAGDFNDRLQLQYVNTTLGIPGFDANTVVIYKDDNQVLTINAGTIEMENVKIFDIRGRQVYTKEAISSNVAQLGDLKAEHQVLLVQITSADGRVVTKKVAY; from the coding sequence ATGAAGAGAGAAGTACACGTTAGAGGCAGGATGCAGGTAATCACGATGCTTGTCGGCTTTTTTGTCCTGATAATGGGACAGTCGGTACAAGCGCAGATCAACGGCATTTATGAAAGTTATGCCATCCTGAGCCTGAACGGTGGAGGCAATACCTTTTATGATATGGGTGCCACTACTACCAACCCCGATTTTAACAATGCGAATCTTGGCGTTTTTTACAAAGGCTCGAATTCGCTTATTGTCCGAGGGGGTCAGAACAAGACCTTCAAGTGTAACGGAGGTGACATTTTCAATGGCCGCTTTAACTGGCGGGCATGGCAAACAAGTGCGGGTGCCAGCGGTAGTTTCAATACCGTTACCATGTCGTTTGTATCGAATGATGCGGGGGGATGCGGTGGTAACCAGACCTGGCAGGGAACCGGTGGTACGACCGATCTTGTTTCCACACTCTCGGCGGGCATTTATACGCTGGAAGTGTATTCGGATGCCGACGGTAATCCGGGTACTACCTTCGCCAGTAATGGCGGCCTGAATTACCGTGCTACCCTAACGGTTGTAGATCCTGCCAACCCGGTTTGGGTCAATTCGACAGCCGGTACGGCCTTCGCGCAGTATGCGACGGTCAAGGCCGCATTTGATGCTATCAATGCCGGAACGCACACGGGTGCGATTACCATTTCACTATACGGAAATACCACCGAAGCAGCAATTGCAACGCTCAATGCGAGTGGCTCCGGTTCTGCTTCGTATACTGCTATTACGATGTCTCCTGCAGGGGGCGCTACCCGCACGATTTCGGGGTCGCTGGCGAGCGAGCTGATCGGATTTAACGGCGCCGATAACGTAACCTTCAATGGCTTGAATAGTGGCGGAAACGCGTTGGTTATTTCCAATACCAGTACATCGGCTACATCGGGCACCTCTACAATACGTTTCTACGGGGATGCTACCTCAAACCTGATTACCAACTGTTCGATCCTCGGATCTTCCACCATGGCGGTCGGTACAAACGGTGGTAACATTTTCTTCCATGCGTCTGCAGTCACCACAGGAAACGACAATAACACGATTTCATTCTGTAAAATTGGCCCGGCGGGCAGTAACCTACCCACTAAAGGGGTCTATTTTTCAGGAACCACGACCACTCTTACCCTTAATAACAGTGGAAACGTAATCGATAACAACGAAATATTCGACTACTTCAGTGCAACGGTGGAAAGCGCCGGTGTATACGGCACTACAGGGTCGACGGCTAATACTATTACGAATAACAAATTCTACCAAACCGGCACCCGGACATGGACAACCGGCGCTCCTCATGCTGCCATTAAGATCACGAATACCGGTGCGGGAGTAGGAGGTTTTACGATCACAGGAAACACCATCGGATACGCCTCTAATACCGCTACGGGAGCCTACACGCTGACAGGGGCCGTGACCGGGGCGAGGTTTATAGGTATACACGTAAACGTGAACTCGACTTCGTCTAATCCGGCGTCGACTATCTCGAATAATACGATAGCTGCTATCAGTATGACCGGCGTTACTTCGTCGGGTACTTCCACTAGCAGTCCTTTCATGGGGATATTATTCCAGGAAGGGATTGGCGTTACCAACAACAATGTGATCGGTAGCCAAAGTAGCACCGGTTCGATCGTATTTTCGACGAATACCGCCGTGGCGTCTGAGGTCATCGGTCTTTATAATTTCACCAGTAATACCTGGACGTCAAATAACAACACAGTAGGAGGCATCAGTGTCACCAACACGGGTTCTGGTAGTGTTGTGGTTTATGGCATCCGCGCGAATACAGGAACTTCGGTTACTTGGACCGCCTCTGGTAACACAGTAGGTGGTAGCGTTGCGGGTTCCATCCAGTTGAATGCAACTTCAACCGCCTCGCAGGTGGTCGGTATGTGGAGCCAGAATGCCCCTATGGCGTTGACGGGAAACACCATTCGAAACCTGACGTCCAATATTGGAATTGGCACCACAACTACGGCGTCTGTTATTGGTATCCTTTCCACAAATACAACACCCGCGCATACCATTTCGCAGAATACCATTTTCAATCTTTCGAACTCGAACACGACGGCCGCATCGGTTGTTACCGGTATTCAATTCAATGGTGGTACGGGTAACGTAATCGATCGAAACCTCATATACGGACTGACGGCAGCAACCAACTCGACTTCCGCCGAAATCAATGGTATCCGTATCGCGGGCGGTACTTCGACGATCCGTAATAATATGATCGCGATTGGGGAAGGTGTCGCAAATGCGATTCCTGTTAACGGTATCAATGAACCTTTGGGTACCGACAATATCTTCCACAACAGCGTATATGTGGGCGGAACGGTTACAGCCGGTACGGGGGCTTCGTATGCTTTCAACAGTACACAGGTCACTAACACCCGTTCATTCCGTAACAATATTTTCGTAAATGCCCGTACCAATTCCGGAGCATCTGGGAAGAACTACATCGTGCGTGTCGGTGGTTCGGCGGCTAATCCGACGGGTCTGACCATCAACAACAACGTCTACTTTAGTTCAGGTGTGGGCGCCGTATTCGGATTTTTCAACGGAGTCGATGTAGCGGATATTGGCGCGTGGAGAACCGCGGTAGGGCAGGACGCACAGAGTTTCTTTACCAATCCGCAATATGTCGCGCCGGCTGCTACAACTCCGGACCTTCATATCAGCGCGGTAACGGCTACGGCTGTGGAAGGAACGGGCGTAACGGGGCTCGGTGTTACGGATGATTATGACGGTCAGACGCGTTCGGGCCTTACGCCAGTTGATATCGGTGCCGACGCCGGCAACTTCACTGCGTTGGATCTGCTGGCTCCGCAAATCACCTACACTACGTTAGCAAACGATGTGGTGGCTTCGACGCGGGCGGTATCTGGTGTGACGATAACGGATGCGACCGGCGTGAACGGCACTTCAGGCACGCGACCACGTCTCTATTTCAAGAAATCAACCGATGCAAATGACCTGACAGGATGGAAGTTTGTAGAGGCGACCGGAAGTAGCTCACCTTTCAGTTTTACCATCGATTATACCCTTCTTAATGCAGGCAGTATTGCGAACGGCGATGTTATCCAGTATTTTGTGGTGGCACAGGACACCGCGCCGACCCCTAACGTGGCAATCAATTCAGGTACGTTTACGGCCAGTCCATCTTCAGTGGCACTTACCTCGACGCAATTCCCAATTGGCGGCACAATCAATAGCTATACCGTAACCGCCTCAATTTTCGGTACGAAGACGGTGTGTGCTTCCGGATGTGATTATACCACTTTGACGGTGGCGGGTGGCGCCTTCGATGCCATCAATAACAGCGCGGTCACGGGGAACGTTACCCTATTGGTCAACGGCGACCTCACGGTGGAAACAGGCGCTATTGCGCTCAACCAGTTTGCGACGCCTTTTACCGTTACGATCAAGCCAAATACAGGGGTGACGGCTACCATTTCCGGTTCGTTGGCGTCTAACGCGCTGATCCGACTGAATGGTGCCGACAGTGTGACCATCGACGGTAGCAACAACGGTTCGTCAAGTCGTGATTTGACCATCATCAACACCGCTACCACAGCACCTTCTGCGGTCTCTCTTGTGAGTCTGGGCGTGGGTGCAGGGGCTACAAACAATACGATTAAGAACTGTAACATCCGGACTGGAGTGGCAACTACAGTGGGATATGGTATTTCAGTAGGGGGTTCAACCCCTGGTACCTCCGGTGCGGACAATGATAACGTATCGATACAAAACAATGCCATCACCCTTGTTCCCGTGGGTATTTATGCGGCCGGTGCGGCTTCTGTCTCTTCGGGAGGTGATGATGCGTTGACTATCAGTGGCAATACCGTTGACTACAATGGCACCCTGGCCGGTTGTATTGGCATACAGGTTGGAAATGCCTTAAACAGTTCCATAGCGCAAAATTCGGTGTCTGAGGAAAGCTCTGCCGCCACCGCGCCAACAGGGATTTCTCTTGAAACTGGTTTCGTTTCCTCTACCGTGACAGGTAATACCATAACCAAGGTATTTGCTTCGAATTCAGGCGGCTATGGTGGTCGCGGGATTACGGTTGGTACGGGTACGGCCACAAGTAACCTAACCATTGCAAACAACTTTATAAGTGGCGTCAATGGTACAAACTTTAGTTCTTTTGGGAACTCTTCTTCTATGGGTATCGGTATCGGCCCAATTGGTGGAACGAGCACTCTTACCACAACCGTTGGCGGTGTCAACTTGTACTATAATACGGTGAACATGAGCGGGAGCATGGGTTCCGGTAGCACCACCGCCATCACAACTGCCCTATACATCGGATCAGGTGCTACGTCGCTGGATATCCGAAATAACATCTTGGTCAATAATCAGGTGGCGACCGGCACCAACCAGAAGAATTATGCCATCTATTCGGCGGCAGCCAACACAGCGTTTACCGCTATTAACTACAACGATTATTTCGTTTCCAATACCTTCAACGCTGCGTCTGCCGTTCTTGGATTCCTTTCCAGTGATCGGACCAACCTGGCGGGTATCATTGCAGGATTTGGGCAGAATGCCAACTCGGTCAACATAGCGCCTACTTTTACAAGTGGTTCGGATCTACACCTGGTGCCGTCCTTTAATACGACCCTTAACGATCTTGGAACCCCTGTATCGGTTACGGTCGACTATGACGGTGCTACACGCAGCGGTACGGCGCCGGATATGGGAGCGGATGAGTTTACACCTCCGACTTGCGTTACGGCCGTGGGCGGAACAGCGACGGGTACGGTATCTTTCTGTGGTTCCGGAACGCCGACCATTACGGCATCGGGCTATTCCGGTGGACTCGGGACAACGTATCAATGGATGTCATCGACTAATTCAACCGATTATCCAAACGGTGGAAGTGCAGTTTCCGGTCAAACCAACCCTGCTGCATTGACCACGGGAGTCGTCAATGCGACCACGTATTATTGGCTTCGCGTAACTTGCGCCACCAACTCATCGACAGATAATTCTTCACTGGTTACGGTAACAGTTACGCCGACACCCACTGCCACAGCCGGTGTCTCCGGAACCGTATGTCTGGGAGGAACTTTGAGTCTGACCGGAGCTACGGATACGGGTACGTCGTTCTCTTGGACGGGTCCTAATGGGTTTACATCTACATTGCAGAACCCGTCGATTTCAAACGTAACAGCAGCAGCTGCGGGAGTTTACAGCTTCACGGCAACAAATAACGGTTGTTCGTCTGTCGCATCAACGGTTACGGTTACGGTCAATCTTACGCCAGCCGGGGTAACAGCCAGTGCCAGTGCGACCCAGTTATGTCAGGGCGATACGCTCAACCTTACATCCGGGTATACAGCTTCGTCACTAGGAACCGGTATGGCCAACTATGTGGCAACCCGCACGACCGGGACGGCCTTTACCACGATTTTCCCGGCTACGAATATTTCGGCCTGGCGAAATTCCGCCAATACGGACGATAACCTGAGTGACAACCAGCCTATCGGTTTCTCGTTTACATACAATGGGGTGACGTACTCCACCTTCCGTGTAAGTACGAATGGCTTCGTGACGTTTGATAATGCCTCTACCGTCACCGGTGGTGGACTTTCCAACCCGTACAGCTATACAAATTCCTTTACCGTTAGCAATGGCGGGTTGATTTTGGCCCCTTTCTGGGACGATTTGCAGACGGCTGCCAACGCAACGACCGTTGCTGACCTGAATAATAGTATCAACTATACCACCACAGGCTCAGCCGGTAATCGGGTGACCACCATCGAGTGGAGGAATATGCAGGATTTCAGTACGACGTCGACAGCCTCCTTCAACTGGCAGGTGAAACTCTACGAAGCCGATGGCAGGGTAGAGTTCGTTTATGGAACCATGAACCAGAGTTCATCCTCCATAAGTTATAGTGTGGGCGCCAGCGCGGCCACCGTCAGTACGACGCCAACATCCAGTGAATTGATTAGTCAGACGACGGCAAATTCAGGTACCTTTGGCTTTACCAACCAAACCGGCCTTTCTACCGCTCCGGCGAGTAATTCGACTATTTCATTCGTGAGAAACCAGCCGGTATATAGTTGGACAGGTCCGAATGGCTTCACCAGTAACCAGGCGAACCCTTCTATTTCCGCTATTACGCCTGCCGCTTCGGGGGTTTATAACCTCGTGGTATCATCCAGTGTGAGCGGGTGTTCTTCTACACAGGCATCTACGGCCTCGGTTACGGTTAGTCCAACCAGTGTGGGAGGTACCGTTTCGGCGGATCAAACCATTTGTTCAGGCGCTACGCCATTGGATGTTTCGCTTTCCGGACATACCGGATCTGTTGTAAAATGGCAACGTTCGTCGGATGCGGCGTTTACGTCACCAACGGATATCGCCAATACTACCACTACATTGACCGGCGCTGCAATCGGAACATTGGCTGCAGATACCTGGTTCCGTGCCGTGGTGCAAAGCGGCGTGTGTTCCGTAGCCAACTCGGCCCCGGTAAAAATCACCGTGAACACGCCATCAGTGGGAGGTAGTGTTTCTTCTGACCAAAGTATCTGTTCAGGGAATACGCCGGCTAACCTTACGCTTTCCGGTCAAACCGGTACGGTCGTGAAATGGCAACGTTCTTCTGATGCGGCGTTTACGTCGCCAACGGATATCGCGAATACCACTACCACACTCACAGGCGCCGAAATTGGTTCGGTTACCACTGATACGTGGTTCCGCGCGGTGGTGCAGAATGGTGTTTGTTCGAGTACCTTCTCTTCCGCTGTTAAAATTACAGCACTGCCGCTGTTTACCCTGTATGCGGATTTTGACGGAGATGGGTATGGAGACGGTGCAATCAGCCTTACGGCTTGTACCCTGCTTCCGGGTTATTCGACTAACAATACGGACTGCGACGACTCAAACGCAGCGATTTTCATAAGCGAGTTGATGTATGTGGATTTGGACGGTGATGATTACCATAGTTCGACGGTAACTGTATGTTATGATGGTACTATCGGAATGTATCCTCCAAATACATCTCCGTTCACCGAAGGTCCTGACTGTGATGACACCGACGCCAATGTCAATCCGGATGCGTCGGAGATTTACGGCGATAATATTGACAATGATTGTAATGGAATCACCGATACGGATGCTGCGCCATGTTCTGCCGAAACTACGTGGGACGGTACGCAATGGACGCCATTTGCGCCTGTTGCGAGCCAGGCAGTGGCATTCTCAGGCAATTACACGGCAAGTTCCGATCTGGCGGCCTGTTCACTTACGGTCACCAATGGGGCAGTAGTGCGCGTAGGTACGGTTGACGCAGGGAATGCTACGACGTCGGCGTATGACTTTGACATTTCTGGTCCGGTAACGGTTCAGACTGGTTCATCGCTGATCATCGAGCAGGGATCGAACCTGTTGCAAACGGGCTACACGGGAGCTAACAGTGGTAACATTACTGTTAAGACGAAAGTCCGCGTTTGGCGTCAGGATTACGTATACTGGGGTTCACCGGTATCGGGTCAGAAGTTGTTCAACTTCTCTCCGTTGACACTTTGGAACCGTTTCTATACGTTCAGTGCTACGGGTAACGCGTATGTTCCGGTATTCTCTAGCAGTACCGATCCGGCGATGGCTACCTATGACTTCAGTCCTGGTACGGGTTATATGGTAAGGGCCCCGAATACGTTCGCTAACCCGAACTATTCACAACCGGCTACCCAGCCATGGTTCAACGGCCAGTTCATCGGTGTTGCCAACAACGGTACGTACAACGTTACGACTACCAACGGTGTATCGAATGTTCATATGATCTCGAACCCGTATCCGTCTACTATCGATGCGGCTGCGTTCCGTTCGGCTAATGGCGGAGGTGCGTTGTACTTCTGGACACACACCAACCAAACGGCTGGAAGCAACAACTACGCTTCGATCACCAACTCGGGAGCAGCAGCAGCCTACTCAGGCGGTGTGGTTCCGAACGGTACGATCCAGGTAGGTCAGGGCTTCCTGTTGAGCAACACAGGTAACGTATCAAGCGTTACCTTCAACAACTCAATGCGTTTGGGCAACAATGCAGGTCAGTTCTTCCGTACAGCGGATAGCGACCGCAGCCGTATCTGGCTGAATGTGGCCAACGGTGATGTGAAGGGTAACCAGATGTTGGTAGCTTATATCCCATCTGCCACACTGGCTGATGACAATGGCTACGAGGCGAAACTGATCCCGAATGGTAACAACATTTCCTCACTGATTGGAAGTGACCGTTATGTGATCCAGGCACGTCCTGCGTTCAGCGCTGACGACATCGTTCCGATGGGCCTTCGTGCTGAGACGGCTGGTACCTTCACGGTATCGCTTGACCACGTGGATGGTGTGTTTGAGGGCGATCAGGACATCTTCCTGAAAGATAACCTGACAGGGGTTGTGACCAACCTGAAACAAGCCTCTTACAGCTTCGCTACCGAAGCAGGAGACTTCAATGACCGTCTGCAGTTGCAGTATGTCAATACGACCTTGGGTATCCCAGGCTTCGATGCGAACACGGTGGTTATCTATAAGGATGACAACCAAGTGCTGACCATCAACGCCGGTACGATCGAGATGGAGAATGTGAAAATCTTCGACATCCGCGGCCGTCAGGTATACACCAAAGAAGCGATCAGCTCGAATGTGGCCCAGTTGGGCGACCTGAAGGCAGAGCACCAAGTCTTGTTGGTACAGATTACTTCCGCCGACGGAAGAGTCGTAACCAAGAAGGTGGCGTACTAA
- a CDS encoding DUF3467 domain-containing protein: protein MSDQNQQQINIELDEKTAEGIYSNLAIINHSPSEFVVDFVSIMPGTPKAKVRSRIVLTPQHAKRLLKAMAENIHRFEMAHGEIKEGEQPAIPLNFGPTGQA, encoded by the coding sequence ATGAGTGACCAAAACCAGCAGCAAATCAATATCGAGTTGGATGAAAAGACGGCAGAGGGGATCTATTCGAACCTTGCCATCATCAACCACTCACCGTCGGAATTCGTAGTGGATTTCGTCAGTATCATGCCCGGTACGCCAAAAGCGAAAGTACGGTCACGTATCGTACTGACGCCGCAGCACGCGAAACGCTTGTTGAAGGCGATGGCGGAGAACATCCACCGCTTCGAGATGGCCCATGGCGAGATCAAAGAGGGTGAACAGCCCGCTATTCCGCTCAACTTCGGTCCGACGGGCCAAGCGTAA